In a genomic window of Aeromonas veronii:
- the amt gene encoding ammonium transporter: MVKKWMMAGLTMLPALLVTPSWADEVAQVQAAVAPVATMTINKGDNTWMLLSAALVILMSIPGLALFYGGLVRAKNMLSVLMQVFTLFCLICVLWVIYGYSLAFTEGGNFYGSFSKVLLKGVTPDSIAATFSKGVGISELIYVVFQGAFAAITCGLIVGAFAERIKFAAVLLFSVIWFTFAYIPLAHMVWYWAGPDAYTSAEAAATATATAGYLFQHGALDFAGGTVVHINAAVAGLVGAYLVGKRLGYGRDPMTPHSLTMTMIGASLLWFGWFGFNAGSALEANGIAALAFINTWVAPAAAALSWTLAEWMMKGRPSLLGAASGAVSGLVVITPAAGFVGVGGGLIMGLISGVAGLWGVHGLKRLLGADDSLDVFGVHGVCGILGALLTGVFASPDLGGTGVWDYVTNQVAEGYSILAQVKIQAIGVGVTLLWSGAVAAIAFKAVDMLVGLRVNGDAEREGLDVTSHGEKAYSM, encoded by the coding sequence ATGGTCAAAAAATGGATGATGGCGGGTCTGACGATGTTGCCTGCCTTGCTGGTTACCCCAAGTTGGGCCGATGAGGTCGCTCAGGTACAGGCTGCGGTGGCACCGGTTGCCACCATGACAATCAACAAGGGGGACAACACCTGGATGCTACTCTCGGCGGCACTGGTGATCCTGATGTCGATCCCCGGTCTCGCCCTCTTCTACGGTGGTCTGGTGCGGGCCAAGAACATGCTAAGTGTGCTGATGCAGGTCTTTACCCTGTTCTGCCTCATCTGCGTGCTTTGGGTGATTTACGGCTATTCGCTGGCCTTTACCGAGGGGGGCAATTTCTACGGCTCCTTCAGCAAGGTGCTGCTCAAGGGGGTGACGCCTGACTCCATCGCTGCCACCTTCAGCAAGGGTGTCGGTATCAGCGAGCTAATCTATGTGGTGTTCCAGGGGGCCTTTGCCGCCATCACCTGCGGCCTCATTGTGGGGGCGTTTGCCGAACGCATCAAGTTCGCCGCCGTGCTGCTCTTCTCGGTGATCTGGTTCACCTTCGCCTACATCCCGCTGGCTCATATGGTGTGGTACTGGGCGGGCCCGGATGCCTATACCAGCGCCGAGGCTGCCGCCACGGCGACCGCGACAGCCGGTTATCTGTTCCAGCATGGTGCGCTGGACTTTGCAGGCGGCACCGTGGTGCACATCAATGCCGCCGTGGCGGGTCTGGTGGGCGCCTATCTGGTGGGCAAGCGTCTGGGCTACGGTCGTGACCCCATGACCCCGCACAGCCTGACCATGACCATGATCGGTGCCTCCCTGCTCTGGTTTGGCTGGTTCGGTTTCAACGCTGGCTCCGCACTGGAAGCCAACGGTATCGCGGCACTCGCCTTTATCAACACCTGGGTGGCACCGGCTGCGGCTGCGCTCTCCTGGACGTTGGCCGAGTGGATGATGAAAGGGCGCCCCTCTCTGCTGGGTGCCGCCTCTGGCGCGGTATCCGGTCTGGTGGTGATCACCCCGGCGGCCGGTTTCGTCGGCGTGGGTGGAGGTCTGATTATGGGTCTGATCAGTGGCGTGGCGGGTCTGTGGGGCGTCCACGGTCTCAAGCGCCTGCTGGGTGCCGATGACAGTCTGGATGTGTTTGGTGTGCACGGGGTGTGCGGCATTCTCGGCGCCCTGCTGACTGGCGTCTTTGCCAGCCCGGATCTGGGCGGCACCGGGGTGTGGGACTATGTCACCAATCAGGTTGCCGAGGGTTACTCCATCCTGGCTCAGGTGAAGATCCAGGCTATCGGGGTGGGTGTCACCCTGCTCTGGTCCGGTGCCGTGGCGGCGATTGCCTTCAAGGCGGTCGACATGCTGGTGGGTCTGCGGGTGAATGGCGATGCCGAGCGGGAAGGGCTGGATGTCACCTCCCACGGCGAGAAGGCTTACAGCATGTAA
- a CDS encoding GNAT family N-acetyltransferase codes for MYHTPPLLRTATHADMHAIWQIDAKVFGDDVYPAFFFRQAMDLWPDLLLVAEYEGQLVGYVLGGFGQNRSHGWVLSLAVLPEARGFGLAERMMRQMEENQQALQPQIGELRLTVDPANPAQRLYYRLGYQLVAEVADYFGPAEARLVLAKKLSGTAAIQGQNQLQNE; via the coding sequence ATGTACCACACCCCACCTTTGCTACGCACCGCCACCCACGCCGACATGCACGCCATCTGGCAGATCGATGCCAAGGTATTTGGCGACGATGTTTATCCCGCCTTCTTTTTCCGTCAGGCGATGGATTTGTGGCCCGACCTGTTGTTGGTAGCCGAATACGAGGGGCAACTGGTGGGTTATGTACTGGGTGGTTTTGGTCAGAATCGGTCGCACGGCTGGGTGCTCTCGCTGGCCGTACTGCCCGAGGCTCGCGGCTTTGGCCTCGCAGAGCGGATGATGCGCCAGATGGAGGAAAACCAGCAGGCGCTACAGCCACAGATCGGCGAACTGCGACTCACCGTTGATCCGGCCAATCCGGCCCAGCGCCTCTATTACCGGCTCGGCTACCAACTGGTGGCGGAGGTGGCCGACTATTTCGGCCCCGCTGAGGCGCGTCTGGTGTTGGCTAAAAAACTCTCAGGTACAGCTGCGATTCAAGGACAAAACCAGTTACAGAACGAATAA
- a CDS encoding aminopeptidase P family protein, whose product MNHFEIIETRVAQVRAELAMQELDAFIVPHDDEHLGEYIPAYAERLDWITGFNGSAGVAIIMTQRAALFVDGRYTVQARMQTPAALFEFLHLIEHPHVQWLAEQLPSGSRVGFDPRLHSLSWYKSANAVLAEHGIELIRVEQNPIDQHWSDRPEPTKSPVILYSEELAGQSSQAKRELLASDLRKRGLDAVLLTQAEPINWLLNLRGRDIDRLPVVLGFAVLYANTSMDFFVDTDKIDCFAFTQHVGQDVSVYPIDKLGDVLQRIGEDQQKVLADPDSANAWTQLIMEEAGAMLVAGQDPTMLPKACKNEIELTGMRAAHLRDGVAMTRFLAWLDRLVASGEFEGVDEGTLADQVEAFRREQAHYVEPSFDTISALGPNAAMCHYHHTNGVPRAFGQDGLYLLDSGAQYMDGTTDITRTIKVGEVSDEQKAMFTRVLQGHIALDQARFPRGTAGIQLDVLARMPLWQAGYNYDHGTGHGVGHFLSVHEGPQRIAPKGNMVALQPGMVLSNEPGYYREDGFGIRCENLVVVSELEQSGELPMLGFERLTYVPFDTRLIDRSLLSPAEFRWINEYHVEVFRRLSPLLEGEDLAWLAQATSLI is encoded by the coding sequence ATGAATCATTTCGAGATTATTGAAACCCGCGTCGCCCAAGTCAGGGCCGAGCTGGCCATGCAGGAGTTGGACGCCTTTATCGTCCCCCACGATGATGAGCACCTCGGCGAGTACATCCCCGCTTATGCCGAGCGGCTTGACTGGATCACCGGTTTCAACGGCTCTGCCGGCGTCGCCATCATCATGACCCAGCGGGCAGCCCTCTTTGTCGATGGTCGCTACACGGTGCAGGCGCGGATGCAAACCCCCGCCGCACTGTTTGAATTCCTCCACCTCATTGAACATCCCCATGTGCAGTGGTTGGCCGAGCAGTTGCCGTCAGGTTCACGGGTTGGCTTCGATCCCCGTCTGCACAGCCTGAGCTGGTACAAGAGTGCCAACGCCGTGCTGGCCGAGCATGGTATCGAGCTGATCCGCGTCGAGCAAAATCCCATCGACCAGCACTGGAGCGATCGCCCCGAGCCGACCAAGAGCCCGGTCATCCTCTATAGCGAGGAGCTGGCGGGCCAGTCCAGTCAGGCCAAGCGTGAACTGCTGGCGAGCGATCTGCGCAAGCGCGGGCTGGATGCGGTACTGCTGACCCAGGCCGAGCCCATCAACTGGTTGCTCAACCTGCGTGGCCGCGACATCGACCGCCTGCCGGTGGTGCTGGGTTTTGCGGTGCTCTACGCCAATACCAGCATGGATTTCTTCGTCGACACCGACAAAATCGACTGTTTCGCCTTCACCCAACACGTTGGCCAAGACGTCTCCGTCTACCCCATCGACAAGCTGGGTGACGTGCTGCAGCGCATCGGTGAAGATCAGCAGAAGGTGCTGGCCGATCCGGACAGCGCTAACGCCTGGACCCAGCTCATTATGGAAGAGGCGGGCGCTATGCTGGTGGCTGGCCAAGATCCGACCATGCTGCCTAAAGCATGCAAGAACGAAATCGAGCTGACCGGCATGCGCGCCGCCCATCTGCGCGATGGTGTCGCCATGACCCGCTTCCTCGCCTGGCTGGATCGACTGGTCGCCTCCGGCGAGTTCGAGGGGGTGGATGAAGGCACCCTGGCCGATCAGGTGGAAGCGTTTCGCCGCGAGCAGGCGCACTACGTCGAGCCGAGCTTCGATACCATCTCCGCGCTCGGCCCCAATGCCGCCATGTGCCACTACCACCACACCAATGGTGTGCCGCGTGCGTTCGGCCAGGATGGCCTCTATCTGCTGGACTCCGGCGCCCAGTATATGGATGGCACCACCGACATCACCCGCACCATCAAGGTGGGTGAGGTGAGCGATGAGCAGAAAGCGATGTTTACCCGGGTACTGCAGGGTCATATCGCACTGGATCAGGCCCGCTTTCCCCGTGGCACTGCCGGTATCCAGCTCGATGTGCTGGCCCGCATGCCGCTGTGGCAGGCCGGCTACAACTATGATCACGGCACAGGCCACGGCGTCGGCCACTTCCTGAGTGTCCACGAAGGACCCCAGCGCATCGCCCCGAAAGGGAACATGGTGGCGCTGCAGCCGGGCATGGTGCTCTCCAACGAGCCGGGCTACTACCGGGAAGATGGTTTTGGTATCCGCTGCGAAAACCTGGTGGTAGTGAGCGAGCTGGAGCAGAGTGGCGAGCTGCCGATGCTGGGCTTCGAGCGGCTGACCTATGTGCCGTTCGATACTCGCCTGATCGACCGCAGCCTGCTGAGCCCGGCCGAGTTCCGCTGGATCAACGAATACCACGTCGAGGTGTTCCGCCGTCTGAGCCCGCTGCTCGAGGGCGAGGATCTCGCCTGGCTGGCGCAGGCAACCAGCCTGATCTGA
- a CDS encoding GntR family transcriptional regulator, translating to MTPPYKTRTQMVMENLRGRILRGEFPAGAPLRQDAIAKELAVSRIPVREALMQLEAQGLVKFEAHRGAVVTMLDASAIEELFYLRALLEADTLFHAVDKMTEATFAQAEAILAQFDHALESGTQIEHWAELNHSFHATLYQAADRPQALDLIAQINLSCDRYVRFELLFALGGVDKAEREHAQLLELCRARRKHEAVVLLRQHIEAAGQSIKRILASGHKN from the coding sequence ATGACCCCACCCTACAAGACCCGAACCCAGATGGTGATGGAAAACCTCCGTGGCCGGATCCTCCGTGGGGAGTTCCCCGCTGGCGCCCCCTTGCGTCAGGATGCCATCGCCAAAGAGCTGGCCGTGAGCCGCATTCCGGTGCGCGAAGCCCTGATGCAGCTGGAAGCGCAGGGGCTGGTGAAGTTCGAGGCCCATCGCGGCGCCGTGGTCACCATGCTGGACGCCTCGGCCATCGAAGAGCTCTTTTATTTGCGAGCACTGCTGGAAGCCGATACCCTGTTTCACGCCGTCGACAAGATGACGGAAGCCACCTTCGCGCAAGCGGAGGCGATCCTCGCCCAGTTTGATCACGCCCTGGAGTCAGGCACCCAGATCGAACATTGGGCCGAGTTGAACCACAGCTTTCACGCCACCCTCTATCAGGCAGCCGATCGCCCCCAGGCACTGGATCTCATCGCCCAGATCAATCTGAGCTGTGACCGCTATGTCCGCTTCGAGCTGCTGTTTGCACTGGGTGGCGTGGACAAGGCGGAGCGTGAACACGCCCAATTGCTCGAACTGTGCCGCGCCCGGCGCAAGCACGAGGCGGTGGTTCTGCTCAGGCAGCATATCGAAGCAGCAGGCCAGTCGATCAAGCGGATCCTGGCCAGCGGCCATAAAAACTGA
- the pckA gene encoding phosphoenolpyruvate carboxykinase (ATP), translated as MTIVAEPTLAQQLGLDQYGIKNSQEIVRNPSYEQLFAEETRADLEGFERGVVTELGAVNVNTGIFTGRSPKDKYIVKDATTQDTVWWSDQGKNDNKAITPEVWSHLKALVTKQLSGKRLFVVDGFCGANPDTRLAVRIITEVAWQAHFVKNMFIRPSDEELKTFKPDFVVMNGAKCTNPNWKEQGLNSENFVAFNMTEKMQLIGGTWYGGEMKKGMFSMMNYFLPLRGIASMHCSANVGQDGDVAIFFGLSGTGKTTLSTDPKRQLIGDDEHGWDDHGVFNFEGGCYAKTIKLSEEAEPDIYHAIRRDALLENVTVAADGTIDFDDGSKTENTRVSYPIYHIDNIVKPVSKAGHATKVIFLTADAFGVLPPVSKLTKEQTKYHFLSGFTAKLAGTERGITEPTPTFSSCFGAAFLSLHPTKYGQELVKRMEAAGAEAYLVNTGWNGTGKRISIKDTRAIIDAILDGSIEKAETKVLPIFNLEIPTALHDVNPAILDPRDTYAEKAEWDAKAVDLAGRFIKNFERFTDNDEGKRLVAAGPQL; from the coding sequence ATGACAATCGTGGCAGAACCCACCCTGGCCCAACAATTAGGACTGGACCAGTACGGCATCAAAAACAGCCAAGAAATCGTTCGCAACCCCTCTTACGAGCAGCTTTTCGCGGAAGAGACACGTGCTGACCTGGAAGGGTTCGAGCGCGGTGTGGTGACCGAACTGGGCGCCGTCAACGTCAACACCGGTATCTTCACCGGTCGCTCCCCGAAAGATAAATATATCGTCAAAGATGCCACTACCCAGGATACTGTGTGGTGGTCTGACCAGGGTAAAAACGATAACAAAGCCATTACCCCGGAAGTATGGTCACATCTGAAGGCGCTGGTTACCAAACAGCTCTCCGGCAAGCGCCTGTTTGTGGTCGATGGTTTTTGCGGTGCCAACCCGGATACCCGTCTGGCCGTGCGCATCATCACCGAGGTGGCTTGGCAGGCACACTTCGTGAAAAACATGTTCATCCGCCCGAGCGATGAAGAGCTGAAAACCTTCAAGCCTGACTTCGTGGTGATGAACGGTGCCAAGTGCACCAACCCGAACTGGAAGGAGCAGGGTCTCAACTCCGAGAACTTTGTTGCCTTCAACATGACCGAGAAGATGCAGCTCATCGGTGGCACCTGGTACGGTGGCGAGATGAAGAAGGGCATGTTCTCCATGATGAACTACTTCCTGCCCCTGCGCGGCATTGCCTCCATGCACTGCTCCGCCAACGTGGGTCAGGACGGCGACGTTGCCATCTTCTTCGGCCTCTCCGGCACCGGCAAGACCACCCTCTCCACCGATCCCAAGCGTCAGCTGATCGGCGATGACGAGCACGGCTGGGATGACCACGGCGTGTTCAACTTCGAAGGCGGCTGCTACGCCAAGACTATCAAGCTCTCCGAAGAGGCGGAGCCGGACATCTACCACGCCATCCGTCGCGATGCGCTGCTGGAGAACGTGACCGTTGCTGCCGATGGCACCATCGACTTCGATGATGGCTCCAAGACCGAGAACACCCGCGTCTCCTACCCCATCTATCATATCGACAACATCGTCAAGCCGGTCTCCAAGGCAGGTCACGCCACCAAGGTGATCTTCCTGACTGCCGACGCCTTCGGCGTGCTGCCCCCGGTCTCCAAACTGACCAAGGAGCAGACCAAATACCACTTCCTGTCTGGCTTCACCGCCAAACTGGCCGGTACCGAGCGCGGCATCACCGAGCCGACTCCGACCTTCTCCTCCTGCTTCGGCGCAGCCTTCCTCTCCCTGCACCCGACCAAGTACGGTCAGGAGCTGGTGAAACGGATGGAAGCGGCAGGTGCAGAGGCCTATCTGGTCAACACCGGCTGGAACGGCACCGGCAAGCGCATCTCCATCAAGGATACCCGCGCCATCATCGATGCCATCCTGGATGGCTCCATCGAGAAGGCCGAGACCAAGGTGCTGCCAATCTTCAATCTGGAGATCCCGACCGCGCTGCACGATGTGAACCCGGCGATCCTCGACCCGCGCGACACTTACGCCGAGAAGGCCGAGTGGGATGCCAAGGCCGTCGATCTGGCAGGCCGTTTCATCAAGAACTTCGAGCGCTTCACCGATAACGACGAAGGCAAACGTCTGGTTGCGGCAGGCCCGCAACTGTAA
- the hslO gene encoding Hsp33 family molecular chaperone HslO → MSNQDLLYRYLFEEYEVRGELVQLDHTYRHVVEAQNYPVQVQKLLGELLVATSLLTATLKFEGSITVQLQGDGPVRLAVINGDNNQQLRGVARYEGELPSDGKLQSLIGNGQLIITITPEQGERYQGIIALDADTLAGCLEHYFARSEQLATKLWIRTGYHEGEPRAAGIMLQELPAQSEDHSNDFDHLTQLTSTIKDEELFGLQAEEILYRLYHQDKVRVFDPQAVEFRCTCSRERCEGALLQIEKEEVMEMVQELGKIDMHCDYCGAQYQFNGIDVETLFSRAPGNDANQLH, encoded by the coding sequence ATGAGCAACCAAGATCTGCTGTATCGCTATCTGTTTGAAGAGTACGAAGTGCGTGGCGAGCTGGTCCAGCTGGATCACACCTACCGCCACGTAGTGGAAGCCCAGAACTACCCGGTGCAGGTGCAAAAACTGCTGGGCGAACTGCTGGTCGCCACCAGCCTGCTGACCGCCACCCTCAAGTTTGAAGGCTCCATCACAGTGCAACTGCAGGGCGATGGCCCGGTGCGTCTGGCCGTGATCAATGGTGACAACAACCAGCAGCTGCGCGGCGTGGCCCGCTATGAAGGCGAGCTGCCGAGCGATGGCAAGCTGCAGAGCCTGATTGGCAACGGCCAGCTGATCATCACCATCACCCCGGAGCAGGGCGAGCGCTATCAGGGCATCATCGCGCTGGACGCCGATACCCTGGCGGGCTGCCTGGAGCACTACTTCGCCCGCTCCGAACAGCTGGCCACCAAGTTGTGGATCCGTACCGGCTACCATGAAGGCGAACCGCGTGCTGCCGGCATCATGCTGCAGGAGCTGCCCGCCCAGAGCGAGGATCACAGCAACGATTTCGATCACCTGACCCAGCTCACCAGCACCATCAAGGATGAAGAGCTGTTCGGCCTGCAGGCAGAAGAGATCCTCTACCGTCTCTACCATCAGGACAAGGTGCGGGTGTTCGATCCGCAGGCGGTCGAGTTCCGCTGCACCTGCTCCCGCGAGCGCTGCGAAGGGGCCCTGTTGCAGATAGAAAAGGAAGAGGTAATGGAGATGGTGCAGGAGCTCGGCAAGATCGACATGCACTGTGATTATTGCGGCGCCCAGTACCAATTTAATGGGATCGATGTCGAAACCCTGTTCAGCAGGGCTCCCGGCAATGATGCAAACCAGTTACACTAA
- the hslR gene encoding ribosome-associated heat shock protein Hsp15 — protein sequence MANHPESALEVRLDKWLWAARFYKTRSIARDQIDGGKVHYNGQRSKPGKQVEVGALIRFWQGQDEREVRVLALSEQRKSAPLAQQLYEETAESLKKRAENSEARRFNSQFAPSPERRPDKQERRQLLKVKQY from the coding sequence ATGGCCAATCATCCGGAAAGTGCCCTCGAGGTTCGTCTCGACAAGTGGCTGTGGGCGGCCCGTTTCTACAAGACCCGCTCCATTGCGCGGGATCAGATAGACGGGGGCAAGGTGCACTACAATGGTCAGCGCAGCAAACCGGGCAAACAGGTGGAAGTGGGGGCACTGATCCGCTTCTGGCAGGGACAGGACGAACGGGAAGTGCGGGTGCTGGCCTTGAGCGAGCAGCGCAAATCGGCCCCGCTGGCCCAGCAGCTCTATGAAGAGACCGCCGAGAGCCTGAAAAAACGGGCCGAGAACAGCGAGGCACGCCGCTTCAATAGCCAGTTTGCCCCCAGCCCCGAGCGCCGCCCCGACAAGCAGGAGCGACGCCAGTTGCTCAAGGTCAAACAGTACTGA
- a CDS encoding phosphatase PAP2 family protein has translation MSRTLLLLLLTLVAAVPAVSAELAAPTAAACAIRHQDQLLLVQDRISSRYSLSGGYIDGGESPQQAALRELYEETGLHGEIVEDLGRWQKAQVFACRTLEPIVAQQDTVFVSILKAPNLGGEILNARLIAVDKLPREQRRFPDQLDWLQARLDQVPESEVHWQADFVAQGNALHQAEIPLMLRLQQWLGPDAWWLSVSNLFGSGGFQLALIPLLLPLLGWSRLRQLLFAMLWLGLLVQAGKEGIGWPRPFHLQPLLAAQSVQGFGMPSGHTASALLFWGALLGWLWPTHRWRAISLALLLALVTGLARVWLGVHFISDVAVGLLIGGLLLAARPCWRLDGGVAGWLLLIATSLLIAGLAQSAHLAGIGLAAFGLWLGGLAPLPRDGYSPLLTGGVTLAGGTVIGAGLWALPLLTSSSLAILLGQLSLFFGLGLWLSAGLWWILSFLQCDTRPKGNGSDKGTL, from the coding sequence ATGTCGAGAACCCTCCTTTTACTGTTGCTGACGCTGGTTGCCGCTGTGCCTGCGGTGAGTGCCGAACTGGCGGCCCCCACGGCGGCCGCCTGCGCCATCCGCCATCAGGATCAACTGCTGCTGGTGCAGGATCGCATCTCCTCCCGCTACAGCCTGAGCGGCGGTTATATCGATGGCGGCGAGAGCCCGCAGCAGGCGGCGCTGCGCGAGCTGTATGAAGAGACCGGCTTGCACGGCGAAATCGTCGAGGATCTTGGCCGCTGGCAGAAAGCGCAGGTCTTTGCCTGCCGCACCTTGGAACCTATTGTCGCTCAGCAAGACACCGTGTTTGTCTCGATCCTGAAGGCCCCCAATCTGGGGGGCGAAATCCTTAACGCCCGCTTGATCGCGGTGGACAAGCTGCCCCGCGAGCAGCGCCGCTTCCCGGATCAGCTCGACTGGCTGCAAGCCCGACTTGATCAAGTGCCCGAGAGCGAGGTGCACTGGCAGGCCGATTTCGTGGCGCAGGGCAATGCGCTGCATCAGGCCGAGATCCCGCTGATGCTGCGCCTGCAGCAGTGGCTGGGGCCCGATGCGTGGTGGCTGTCGGTCAGCAATCTGTTTGGTTCAGGCGGCTTTCAGCTTGCCCTGATACCTTTGTTGCTCCCACTGCTGGGGTGGTCGCGGCTGCGCCAACTGCTGTTCGCCATGCTCTGGCTTGGGCTGCTGGTGCAAGCGGGCAAGGAGGGGATTGGCTGGCCACGCCCCTTCCATCTGCAACCGCTGCTGGCGGCCCAGAGCGTGCAAGGCTTTGGTATGCCGAGTGGCCATACCGCCTCGGCGCTGCTGTTCTGGGGGGCGCTGCTTGGTTGGCTATGGCCGACCCACCGCTGGCGGGCGATCTCGCTGGCGCTGCTGCTGGCGCTGGTCACCGGTCTGGCGCGGGTCTGGCTTGGGGTGCACTTTATCTCCGACGTGGCGGTTGGGCTGCTGATAGGCGGCTTGCTGCTGGCTGCTCGCCCCTGCTGGCGACTGGATGGGGGTGTGGCAGGCTGGCTGCTACTGATTGCAACCAGCCTGCTGATCGCAGGCTTGGCCCAGTCGGCCCATCTGGCCGGGATTGGGCTGGCAGCATTCGGCCTCTGGCTCGGTGGGCTGGCACCCTTGCCCCGTGACGGTTATTCGCCGCTGTTGACCGGTGGTGTGACGCTGGCGGGGGGCACAGTGATCGGGGCGGGACTGTGGGCGCTGCCACTGTTGACCAGCAGCTCGCTGGCCATTCTGCTTGGTCAGCTATCGCTCTTTTTCGGGCTGGGGCTCTGGTTGAGCGCTGGCCTCTGGTGGATACTCTCTTTCTTGCAATGCGACACACGACCCAAGGGCAACGGCTCTGACAAGGGAACGCTATGA
- the ydiK gene encoding AI-2E family transporter YdiK: protein MNVKKVDLAKITLGVLFISILIISCFMVLQPFLPALVWATMITIATWPLMLMMQRLLWGKRSLAALFMTLVLLLIFVIPLFMALANVAEKAPMLIELGTHISHSPPPELLWLQQIPLVGSKLYEFWQQILASGGQVLFAKLAPYFGQTARWLAAQAGNLGLLFVHFLLTVGICGLLYHSGEVVATGIRRFAQRLAGQRGDNATVLASQAIRAVAMGVVVTALVQSSVAGVGLLIAGIPYAMILVVVMFLLIVAQIGPFPVLLACIGYLYWSGDTTWGTFLLVWSLIAGTMDNFLRPFLIKRGADLPLILILVGVIGGLLTMGIIGLFIGPVVLAVGYTLLDAWIKEDNQPASDVTPSPKAE from the coding sequence ATGAATGTGAAAAAAGTGGATTTGGCCAAGATAACCCTGGGAGTGCTGTTTATCAGCATCCTGATTATCTCCTGTTTCATGGTATTGCAGCCCTTCCTGCCTGCGCTGGTGTGGGCCACCATGATCACCATCGCCACCTGGCCGCTGATGCTGATGATGCAACGGCTGTTGTGGGGCAAGCGTTCACTGGCAGCCCTGTTTATGACGCTGGTGCTGCTGCTGATATTTGTCATCCCGCTCTTTATGGCATTGGCCAATGTGGCGGAGAAGGCGCCGATGCTGATCGAGCTGGGCACCCATATCAGCCACTCACCACCGCCGGAGCTACTCTGGCTGCAACAGATCCCGCTGGTGGGCAGCAAGCTCTATGAGTTCTGGCAGCAAATTCTGGCGAGCGGTGGTCAGGTGCTGTTTGCCAAGCTGGCGCCCTATTTCGGTCAGACAGCCCGCTGGCTGGCCGCTCAGGCCGGTAATCTGGGGCTGCTGTTCGTCCACTTCCTGCTGACGGTCGGTATCTGCGGCCTGCTCTATCACTCCGGTGAAGTGGTGGCGACCGGCATTCGCCGTTTTGCCCAACGGTTGGCAGGCCAACGGGGTGACAATGCCACCGTGCTGGCCTCCCAAGCGATCCGCGCTGTGGCGATGGGGGTGGTGGTGACCGCGCTGGTGCAATCCTCGGTGGCCGGTGTCGGCCTGCTGATTGCCGGTATCCCCTACGCCATGATTTTGGTGGTGGTGATGTTCCTGCTGATCGTTGCCCAGATCGGCCCTTTCCCGGTGCTACTGGCCTGTATCGGCTACCTCTACTGGAGCGGCGACACCACCTGGGGCACCTTCCTGCTGGTGTGGTCACTGATTGCGGGCACCATGGACAACTTCCTGCGCCCGTTCCTGATCAAGCGTGGTGCCGACCTGCCGCTTATCCTGATCCTGGTGGGGGTTATCGGTGGCTTGCTGACCATGGGGATCATCGGTCTGTTTATCGGCCCCGTGGTGCTGGCGGTGGGCTACACCCTGCTGGATGCCTGGATCAAGGAAGATAACCAACCGGCGAGCGACGTCACCCCATCACCCAAGGCTGAGTGA
- the ybaK gene encoding Cys-tRNA(Pro) deacylase: MTPAINLLKKLKIPHKLYPYECEAHDDFGKHAAIQLGLPEAQVFKTLIVHHDKQAVVAIVPSSCMCSLKQLARATGLKKVEMMKPAEAEKLTGYKVGGISPLAQKKLLPTVLDESAMLFDEILVSGGKRGLSVGVAPQDMLRLLKWIAAPIGEE; the protein is encoded by the coding sequence ATGACTCCTGCCATCAATCTACTGAAGAAGCTCAAGATCCCCCATAAACTCTACCCCTACGAGTGCGAGGCCCACGACGATTTCGGCAAACATGCCGCGATCCAGCTCGGGTTGCCGGAGGCGCAGGTATTCAAGACCCTGATCGTCCACCACGACAAGCAGGCAGTGGTCGCCATCGTTCCCTCATCCTGCATGTGCAGCCTGAAGCAGCTGGCCAGGGCGACCGGCCTCAAGAAGGTGGAAATGATGAAGCCGGCGGAAGCCGAGAAGCTGACCGGCTATAAGGTGGGCGGCATCAGTCCGTTGGCCCAGAAGAAGCTGCTGCCCACCGTGCTGGACGAGTCGGCCATGCTGTTTGACGAGATCTTGGTAAGCGGTGGCAAGCGCGGCCTCTCGGTCGGCGTCGCACCGCAGGATATGCTTCGCCTTCTGAAGTGGATCGCCGCGCCTATCGGTGAAGAGTAA